The Magnolia sinica isolate HGM2019 chromosome 3, MsV1, whole genome shotgun sequence genome includes the window AGGAGAGGCTTCCGAGGGAGAAGTAGAGAAATCCTCCGGGCGAGTGAGTCAGGAACGACCCGAAGCTTTTCCCCACCACGCAATGCCACGCCGGTCCGTACGATGCGTCGAACTCCTGCGAGTGCAATGCAACACCACTTCTCGTCAGCTACGCTCACGGTTCACGTTAGCATTAGCCACGGTGGATGGACTTAGAATTTCCTGTTCTTCCCTGTAGCCGCAAGCTgtatgcggcccaccgtgatgtttacgttatatccgctccgtccatcggTTGAGCCAGATAATTTCAGTAcatgatctcaaaaatcagccagattcaaaactcaactgagtcgcaccacaagaaacagtggggattcccTTCATCCCGGGGAGATTAATCAtacgaacgggttggatggcatatgaacatcaaggtggacccaggaCGGTCTCAACATGGGGCGTTTAAGTCCTCGCAGTTTTTATTGGTATGGCCACTTGGGTTTTGATTCTGCCTCATTTTCTGGTTTacggcctaaaataagctggcgaaatggatagacggagtagatGTCGCTTGGAGATTGAAGTGGGACCTACGAAGCACATGGTTACAGGAAAACTGGCCTTTTCGTAACGAGAAGTCTTATCATTTACTGGCAATGGTACCACAAGCTGTGGTACCGGGCCATGTCCCCGCCAATCCACCTTTTGTGTAGGACACCACTACACCAGTACGGCTAACACGGTGGGCCACAACGCTGTCTTGTGCCAGGTGATCTGCATGGTGGGTCCTGCCGGTGTCATGTTACTTATGCCCCACTCATCCTCATCGGCTATCATACTcgttcatccaggccgtccattagaATGACGGCTTCTTGGATAGGACAGTACCCGAAACCCATATCATTGGCTTATTCGAACTTTGAGCGATGCGAAGTAGTATATTCATCGTTGGACGGTGGATATAGTTTAAGCGTGAATTATATCGACTGTCCAGCCAAGAGCTGACATTTGAATGGACGGCCCCTCTCTATACGGACATTAACCGTACACAGTAGACCATCTATACTAGGGCCAAccattcggaagcggattggcttgtgTACCGGACACCAACGATACGGCTGGTGTGGGAACGTCTCGTGCGAATACGAGCATTGCAGCTCCTCGATCTCtgaattgtacgaacggttcaaggagataAAAGTTAAATGGCCCTGAaatgacgtatttattatatccacatcgatTCGTCCTTTGTTTCGTTAGATCATTTCAGAAcgtgataccaaaaatgattcatatagGGAGCTTAAGTGAACCGCACCAGAAATAGTAGTGGGAAAATGAttatcaccattaaaacattggtagtacccaccatagtgtttattctccatccaatctgctcgtaaggtcacaaagaggtAGATAAGGAGGAAATTTTATGTGgtccaaaagagtttcaatggtagacgttcaatccaccacagcttttgaagtgtggtctacttaatcttTGGCTATGACTTATTCTTAGGTTCAAGGACTCgccaaatgaaaggacggttgggatataacacataagtTAGGATGGGACCTagagaacttggtaacgtcaccaTATCAGCcatgtcggtggtgtgtggtacaccagccaatccgcttcccaaccaTTCATGGGACCGGATTAGGTACGGCCCCAGCCTCATCCAACACGGTGCGTCActgaccgtggagcccaccttgatctatgtattacatatccatgccgtccatctgttttttcatatgatttgaggacatgatacaaaaaataaagcagttaCAAGTCTCAGGTGGATCATATCACTTGAAACAGCGGTAAATGATCACTAAAAACTTGtcgtaggctacaaaagttttagaatcaagattatatttgtttttttcccttcatacacatctttgtgaccttatcaacatgctggatggagaataaacattaatatgagccctaggaagtttttaatggtgcacgttcaatcaccactgtttcctatggtgtggtcttcaccagatatttggatctgcctaatttttgggtcgcgcgctaaaatgagctgtcaaaacggatggacgacgtggatatacagtacatacatccaggtgggcccacggtcagggccgcacgTAATCCGCTCCCACCATACAAACGGGGTAGAGTAAGTTGCAATGAACCAAATACCAGTTCACCGCAAAGAAACTGACACCGTATTACAAATTTGCACGCAGAAAGCACCGTGGAAGATCGGCCGGATATACGTCTCAGACAATATGATTCGCACATGTATGGCCATTGTTcgatcatccaaaccgttgacatGATGAGCCTTGGCATGGATGGGTCTGCCCCGAAACACACAGGACTGGAGGTCATAACCCTCTAGTACTGCGGCCCACAGAGAGAAGCACACAGCAAAGATCCAAATTCAATGGAGAAAAGGCCAAAATCAAAGGGTCAGTATCATCTAATCGAGAAGATAAGCAGGAAATCTCCAAACCACGGTGATCCCTGTCACATGAACCGTTGGGCCATCAACCCCAAATGCGAGAAATCGTGCACGTCAGCAAACATTACATTCGCTGATGATCATAACCATTTGAATATACTGACAGCATTAatcatatcggccgatattgttcGGCGATACGTTGCGTTCGTTGTGTCGGCCCATGAACAAAGCGTTGAGAGAACGAGAAGTGCGATTTTGTCAGTCATACCTTCTTGAGACCCAGAGCTATGTGGGTGGGATTGGGCCGGTTGCTAGGGCCCACTGCATCCAAGAGCGTTCTTGTGTAACGGAACGCTCGCTCTTGCATACCGGCCGGCATATCGGCTGCCCTCAACCGTATGTTGAGGCCTATGGCTATCGCCGCTAACCTCACCTCCGAAGCTGGGGACGCTAGAATGCGCCGCGGGGGATAGAGCGAGTGCTCCTTGGTCTTCTTAGTCTCCTTCCCTTTCTCTCCTTCCCTTGCAATTCCCGGtttttccatgagagagagagagagagagagagagagagagaggaataggtAGGTAGCTGAGATGTTTGAATTTTTGACTGGATATATGGAGAGGAGAACGAGAAATTGGTGAGATTCTGAGACGTGGCAGCAGACGGAAGATTAGTACCGAGTACTCCCGAATACAGTAGTACCGACAGGTGAGAAAGGGATTGTGTGGGTGAGGTTCTTTTATGTCCGCTTTGACTAGCTTTTGGATTGCATACTCGGTAGAATGTGGACCGTTGAGCCAGATATCCAAAgctggatgggattggatgggcGGTGAAGATTTCTCATAGATGCGGGCCACATGAGCCAGATGTGTTGATTAACCAAATGGGACGTGGATTGGATACTGCCCCCGCCTCAATATTGGAGGGAGCttattaggtgttacccggtgTTGCCCTGACCgaggggtccaccttgatgtatccgtggcatggtctcaaaaattttaaaaattaaaacgaAGCTGATCAAAATATCAAGAGGACCACGCAGTAGAGATTGCATCCCggcggccattaaaaacttcttcggtaCAGCTTTTGAtaagctgatattcgtgtcttccattcatccatgtctccgTACGTTAGGTTGGAtagacaaataaacattacagtgcaccttaggaagtttttaatgttaggtgttcaatgaccattgtttcccatgacgTGGACCCATGTTTTATTTCTTGGACTATGCTCCAAAATTCGCTGAAAAAATTGATAGACGTTGCATATATACAACACTTTATTAAAGTAAGCCCATGGTTGGGGCAACACCCACTAACATTTTGCCCATGTGACACATAGCTAATCATCTCTTCTCAATAGAGCTCACACTACCACattatcattaaaatattaggATTTAATTGAATGACAGTCCTCTATTAGATATGGGCAAAGTTAAGTACCAAGCAACTTTAAATATATGTAGATCGGATGGACACAACATATCGCTCACTAACCAAATATCATCACTCTCCATCCACACCTGAATTACTCCACACATTTTTGAGCATATGTGAATTCTACATTACCCTTGTTGGCACCAAGCACAATATAATTGGATGTGATTGGATAGCAGGCCACTATAAAAGATGTGTCCCATGTAAAAAATGCCTGGAACTTTGTATTATCATCTAAGGTTAATGATAAAACTATGCAAaatatgtttgaaagttgttcaatTGAATGGTTCTTGACTAAGGCCATCTTCCATAGTAGCTTGTGGTCTAATCAAATTCCGACAAAGACATGCCTTTGGGGTAGGTGGCGGTGgtaccccatccatccgttttcaagCATGTTTTGTATGAGTCTTGCCTTGGACAACAACCTATCATCAAATCAAATTTTGCCAGTGGTAGAAGGAGCTGGGACAATAGGCCTGAGTATTGTGCTTGTATTTGTTGCCCATCTTAACTTTGTTTGACCTCATGTGCTACCGGTGGATGTGGTACTGGGCAAAATATCTATCCATACGTTAGATGTATCATCTCATGTTACTTCTAAGTACTACAGAATAGGCTGATCCAAAACCACGTTACTTTTGGGGACCATGAATTAGGCTGATACaaaactcagttggaccacacaagGGAATAATTTGAGAGGGGATGCCCCCCCTTGATTTTCATGGAGGATTATGGCGATGTGTATATTGGAATCCAGGCAATTAAAATCCTTCATTCGTTCAGGATGaaggtttagaaaaaaaaaaagaaaaaggtagaGAGGTTGTTTTACAACTCATGTGGATCCCAGTGTAAATTAAGGTTTTCCTGTTACATGGCCTGCCCAATCCACGGACAGGAATCATTTTTGGAGCTAAAGGTAACATGAGGTAATGCATTTGATGAATGGGCTAGATGTCAAACATACATTATATGGGCCCTACAACAGCACAAGATATTATGCTAACGGTACCACCACTGGGATGCACCTATGGATCGATACATTGTACAGCCATATAATGGCATCTAACCATTAATTAAAATGGTCCAAATTGCAAGGAATCTAGAGGAGTATAGGAGGCACCTGGTTAGGGttagatgacatttttgatgttTTAATTAGGATCTAGGAACCTGACTTGGCAAAGCCTTGatgtggcaagatttgattgtTATCTTCCTTGTGACATATATATCCCATTAAGGATCTGAATTAAGGAGATTCGTTTGGATGATAGACTATTGTTAGAAAAGTCTTAGAATAACAACTTTTAAACATGCTCTGTTTTGGTCTGTCCTCAATGGCTATCATCTGTCCTCGATGGCTATCTATTGTCCCGTCAAATCCAGCAACATTATCCTTGAGCCTAGCACAAGCAAAAGTAATACCCATTCTAAATCTCTTTAATGAACCACATTGGAGTATGCTTTTGGGAACTGGAAGGGTAAGGCTGGGAACCTTGAGTATGGTAAGGCTCATAATTAGACTTGATTGGCAATATAAGTTGaaccactttcaaacatgctttgcttGGTAACATTAATGCTTCACTAGGGCTTCATTGAAAGTGACATGTGACCTAATCAAATCTCATCGCATCATGGCCTTACCTAACTAGTGTTTCCCGGACTCATCAAATCCAATTCCTAGGGTGCACGGGAGAAACCCTTCATAGACAGTAGAGTACAATGTCTGATGGATGATGCATATGAATTTAGATCTTCCTTTAGCAGAGAGGTATTTCAGATTATGTTTCAGTTCATATGAGccacaaatcaaataaataagCTTATTTGACTAAATAGACTATTTGATTGGCAGGTCTTTACTCATGGCTTAGtcaaagagtttcaacactaaggtcatagGTTCAGCTACCTAATGTGAGAGTGTGagggtgtgtgttaaaaaaacaaATGAAGATTAAGAAAGAATAAGAAAGACTTATCTTATTAATGGCCACTTTGGAGACCtaggcagccagagtatcaagtcCACTTTggaagtttcaacacctggtcaagggttggaagtttcaacacctggtcaagggtgcgagtaccataggtggtgaaattccactatggcgtgagtgtgtggtggtgtgtgtgcgtgagtaaagaaaaaagaaaaaagaaaaaatccacTTTGGAAGATATGGTAATCTGGTCCGTTCGAGTCAACGGGCATCTCTGACTTGTACCTATTCGTCGGTACGAACAACATCAAACATCGCTCTTTCACCGCATTGGGTCAAACCTCAAAGGTAATTTTGTGGCTCCAGATCTAACCGTCCACGTGGCAtatctgtatgcttgatatggACTAGGCGTCTAggagagcggattagctgttacccggtaaCAGCTTAACGGTGTTACCCTAACCGTTTGAGGCCCACCATCCGTATTTTTTGTACATCCActctgcccatctgtttttcaaTCTCCTTTCAGGATGTGATCTTAAAttataagaagatccaaatctcaggtggaccataccaatagAAATAGTGATTAACAACCATCACAAATTTTTtcttggccacaaaagttttggatgaatctgatatttctattttccattcatccagatcTTGACATTATCAAACATATTGTTTACAATAACCTTACTATGGCCCTTCGGATTTTTAACTGGTAAGACACTCAATcacccctgtttttttttttttatttttgtgtgtgtggtccacctgagatttgtatctgcataatttttggcaacccatcctaaaatgggctggaaaaacggatggacggcgttgatatacaacacatcatcaaagtgggcccaacggtAGGAGTAACACCCACTACGGTGttgcccgggtaacacctaattcgcGCCCAGCATCCAGTGGGCTCTTGCGGCCACTGATCAATGGCCATCTAATGAGTGGGAATATTTTCGACAAATCTGAACCATTGCTTGGTGTTGGCTTCAGTCTCGGGGAATGACCACATAAGTTCTAATGGATGGTAATTACCATACGTGCGACCCGTGTGTGGCTCACCACTGTTTATGAGTGCCATTTAACACATATAATAGATGTGTCCCCACACGCCGATGTTCCAAAATTCATCCCCATCCGTtactctggtggggcccaccaaagggAACAATTACGGACGACGGGGAGGGAGACGCCCAAGGTAGAAACTTTCAGATGGAATGTATGGTCCATCGCGTTGCGTGGATACCATCAATCCAgtcatcaggtgtgccccaccaggATAAAGGGACAGCAAAACTCAGCcacccaagactcaagtgggcctttAGGTGTAGTAGTACATTTCATTCAGGGGTGAATTTTAATTGTCTGTCAGGTGTCTCTGATGGAGACAGTGCAGCATGGGTAAGTGATCCAAGTTAAATCCCTGGCAGTGTTAACAAAAACTTCAAAATTGTAAATGTGGAATTTAAGTAATTCAAGTTAAACGGTCCAAAGCATGAGTCTTAGTTTAGATGTATCACCACATAAAACTTACACTTATTTGATTTTCTGGACTTTGGATTGATGGACAATCATTGGACGGTTTAGAATAAAAATATTGACGTTATATAAATAAGTGTCCGaaaatcagaggtcaggattgttCAATGAATCTAGTTTTGTGATTTTCAACCTAGCGAACAGAGAGTTCTACCATTTATTCCGATTGAGTTGAGCTAATTGATGCCACAGGTATGGTTTCTGAGTGcgtgcgtatcaagcgtcatacccaCCCGGAGTATCAAATCTTCCCATTCTTTGGACGTAATGTACCGTTAACGAGTGGAGGTGTACCATATCAACGGTGTGGATTCTACATGCACATCACGCAAATGTGTCTGACCATCGCCAAACAGTGTGAATTTTGTACCATGGACCATTCACTGTCTGATATATCAAATGACCGGTTTGATCTTCAACGAAACGACAATCCTTCGAGACTTCTGGAAATTAttgttttaaaaatttaaaaaaaaaaaaaaaacaaccacgaGGATGACCAAAGTGCTCTCAGGAGGTCAGGCCTCAACCAGTCCGTGGACAGCAATAAATGATCCTCGACCGGAGGATTTGCAACTTATACATGGGCGTTCGGACGGACCCACGGatgaatgatccagaccatctatctTCTAGGACTACAATCGATGTACTTGCCTCTAAAATCTCCTGGATAGCTAAATCCAGTTCCTCAactagtgggcccaataaatggttaggattttcaGGCTCTAGATGAtctgaggtggggcccatctggtgATCTTCAGGGCCGTTTACACCTTACTGAATCCACTAACCTGATAAACAACTCTGGATATGTGGGTTTGACAcgtcacaccatccatctttcaTTAAAAAATATCCATAAAACATTTGTTACGGAAGAAATCAAGGAAGAGTATATATAAAGATTGAGAATTTTATGGTATGACTTTGGAAGCTTTGGATTTATTTCGCAAGTCAAGGCCAAAATCCAACCATTTCAAACAAAAGGATTTGGTAAGAGGCCATTGACCAAAGGAAGTTATTTCTTGTTTgatatggacgcggattgcctgtgtCCCAGGGTGCCCAAAGTTCATGTATTCGGAAGCTATGTTGGACCCACCGAGATTCCCatgacaatccactccgtccatcagctttgcaagaccacaataggttataagtataaaaatCATATAtctaaaactcacgtgggccacaccacacgacacagtggaaacggaaatgtccaccgttgaaaccttcctggatccGACGATGATGTTTATCTgcaatccgaaccgttcatatggttactTCCAGTCAGATAAACTGTAGACACAGATATCATCGTGATACAAAACCTCTGCGGCATCCACAAAGTTTCCGAGGGTGGCCGTTCAATCTTGttgttttgtgtggtggggtccacatgagttttgaatctgcctgatttttaggacgGAGTGGATTGGTCATGGGCATCTCTGGGCCTTACCCAACTTCCGACCACAGGAGCTTCTTATGCCCTAGGGCTAGGGCACAGCCGTATCCCTTTGTCATGTGCCAAGCTGGTacagttgttattttttatttaaataaaaaagttcTTCTTTTTTCCTAAGAAAATGCATTTCATTGCGCTTCTTCTCTGGGCTTTTGTAGATTCTTATCACACACGTGTCATTATTACAAATATTCAAATTCCAATAATCACATTGTTAGTTTGTCATTATTAAAAATATTCAcattttattaatttttcatAATTTCCTTCGGCAACTgttaaaaaatgatgaaatggcatatatagagcatatagtaTAGAATTCACTtctatataaaatatatcacaaaaaaaaaaaaaatgtagagattttcttttaaaaccaGTGAAGGGAGGAAGAGGTTTCATGGTAAGggtagttttttaattttttttcaaaatatataaaaaaaaataaaagctaTCAACCATTACGAAAGACTAATTGAAAGTAAATAATTTCAATAACAacaaattaataatgtaattatttGCAAGTGAATTATTTTTCACGTTGTATTTGCAAATAGCATATTATGAAAGTGCTATTTGCAAAACAAACTCTTTTCTTGTTTTTCGAAGGCATCATATTTTTAATATGTTACCGTTGATTATTCCACTACGGTAAAAATTTCCTAGGAATCATTTCTCTAGAGAATGTGCAAGAACTCATCCGATGTGATGGTGTATGGCATCCAATCGGTTTACCAAGCCTATAACCTCATAAAACTCCAAAGATCCGAAAGTTTGtctaatccaaaaatcaagttagCCATGCACTCGTGATTTTCACCGGGCCTAGCTACTTGAATCCCACGAGCAGAATAATGTAACTTTCTGCTCAAGTGATTCTTATAAAAACTAAATTTTTGGAGAAAAGTTATTTTTTTTacccaaataaaaaataagagaataatgTAAAAAAGAGAGGATTGATGTGAGAAAAAATGAGTAGCATCACCAAGAGAGTTTGAGCAGGTAAAACCCACACTACTATAGATGggcttttcaaaaaataaatataaaaatcgTAAAGTCGGTTGCTAACTATATGTACCCTTTTAAATTACCCAAATATTAATAACTTTAATGCGAAAGCTGTCTTGTTCtctttatatttaattattttagaaaaaagttaggaaatatataataataaaaagggaACAGGTTCTATaaggttgagctcatgggaacttcccatgaggtcgagctgtgtcgCCCCGTCATAatatatgttgaacatcaacaccgcgcatttgatgggtctccttcaaattatgggatatctcaaaaatcagccatataaggaactcaggtgggccatactatctaaaatcatgtgaagacatgcctaaaatatataaaagcatttggtggggcgtACATGAaaattggatgcatctgaaacttgatctgaccactcatccaagtgggaaacacataatggataggctggatttgtgaaccacatcttagtgggcccaaaaaatgattatgaatgttttaatggaggataagccctctcaacttttgtatgtggtgtgacccacacaagtcacggattaacttgatttttaagccctaggcctgCCATAGAACGATGCATCTGACTGAtcaggtagatgttcgacacgcatcatggtggggcccacacaactcaacctcatgggaagttccaacAAGCTAGACTGCATAGAACATTTTCCCTAATAAAAGACACGCCATTGTTATATAAATACTAGTGCGTGATACGCAAGCACTGAGAAATTTGGTGTGAAATACATTAACTTAAATTGAACTTTCTAAATTACGGAATGGACTCACAAAATCAAGAGAGCTGATataagattggttgaacaattccaATTTTTAAATTggagacacttgtttgttgagaaACCCATTGGCTCTGCgcatttttaaccgttcaattaCTGTCCTCCACGTAATAATCTGATTTAAATTACATTTATGCCACATGTGCAGGAAGTTCGTGCGTATCATCCATCCCACTCTCCGGAAGTATTCGTTCGTATCATTTATGCCACATGTACGGACACACTCTTTGCATACAAAAATTCCCTTGCATTATCTTtgaatgcaggggtattttcgccTGCAAATGCCAAATAGTGTATTAGTACGTAATGCAATGGTttactttgggaaagtaaagtttgggagcgttttGAAAAGACACCAggtaaaaggtggcgtctacGGTGGTCAATTTCTCATGCATGCGTTAcacatttatattttatattattgttgCATATGCACCCAATGAAAAAGGTACACATGTTGATCGGAACAAATAcctggtttggctagtgaccctagCACCAGCAAGCTcgctggtgtcaaagctttgtggaccccactaagatgtatgtgttatatgtgtcatgcatccatttttctattttatttcagggcatgagcccgaaaataagtcagatccaaagcacaggtggaccacatcacgggcAAAAACTATTGATTGAACGTctattatatattaaaaacttcttaagacccattgtaatgtttatttgtcatccaacctattgataaggtaacacacacctggatgaaaggaaaacacaaatatcagcttgatccaaaacttttgggcccctcaaaagtttttaagggtaaacactcaatccccactctcctggagtgtggtccacctgagatttggatatgcctcattttgtggctcatgccataaaatgagttggcaaaacgaatgagaggtgtggatataaaatatacattatgatagGGTTCATAAGCTTTGACGCAAATTAGTTGGTTATTGTTGTGGTCGCAAGCCGTATTGCATGCCGTTGGTAAGGCCAAAGTTATCGGGTTGGGCTGTGGAGTCTTTGTGCGCGCATGCAGTTTCAATGAAAAGTGCCACTTATGCTAAAAAGGCCAAAGTCGCCACGTGATGCTACAGAATATTTACTTCTCATTGTGAGTCCTATATTTGATATGTGTATGTCCAGTTTTTCATTAATGTTATATGAAATATTTATATTATCAGTCTCTTAGATCTGTATTAAAAATGTAATCTATATTTAGTGGTGgagaatatttatttgccaataTATGTTCATACCTAATACATATTCTTACATAGCAATATGTGTCAGTAAAAATATGTCATATGTACAAGAATAGTCATGAGACcatgtttaaaaataaaattattgatGCTCATTAATCCAATAAAATCATTACACATAAGCCACATTATATTGTGTTCACTATTATCTCAACTATATCCATCCACACcgtaccatagaaaatagtggggatcgGTTGTATAAACGTTTAGGGGGTGTTTAgacggacggattggaaggggttggatggtaaaatcccaggatatgccaaACGTCCCAAACAGATCCAATGAACTTATCCCaagatatagcaaacccatggatcttaaatgaatccactgacatcaccatcattaccttaaaattgatcccatccctcctaatcccgttcaatcgGGTCTAGGGCATgcttgaatggatggattggaaggtattgGAAAGTAAACTTTCAGAATATGCCAAACGTGTTaaacagacccgatgaacttgtcccatgatatagcaaacccatggatcttaaaccaatccactgacatcatcatcattaccttaaaattgatcccacccatcccaatccctttcaatccgaccggccaaacaagCCTTTAGACGCTATAATACATATGATTTCTAACTATGGGGTCAGCTTGATCCATATTACTTATAACCATGCCTTTCATTCATTTtaacac containing:
- the LOC131241158 gene encoding dynein light chain 1, cytoplasmic-like, with the protein product MEKPGIAREGEKGKETKKTKEHSLYPPRRILASPASEVRLAAIAIGLNIRLRAADMPAGMQERAFRYTRTLLDAVGPSNRPNPTHIALGLKKEFDASYGPAWHCVVGKSFGSFLTHSPGGFLYFSLGSLSFLLFKTEVRPIFHSPP